A part of Miscanthus floridulus cultivar M001 chromosome 6, ASM1932011v1, whole genome shotgun sequence genomic DNA contains:
- the LOC136457776 gene encoding uncharacterized protein isoform X1, with the protein MLSTFKLHLLIVEILDSQIESKKRYLQQSESWRTRLELSNARLEEEIKNLYEGNSEGLDGRLAAEMTKSRSLEKELGEVEATLLKESDEHDLLRAAVGVVFNDLEVTRPEGTSSLAACAVDITARVRQLEENVFHAGITQAFAIARSHYAESIDLETMSLGFAPDYEDFELDEIEKAVTPIARNLADRMKDIVLPQRG; encoded by the exons ATGCTTTCAACTTTCAAGTTACACCTGCTG ATTGTAGAAATATTGGACAGTCAGATTGAGTCTAAGAAGAGATATCTTCAACAATCAGAGAGCTGGAGGACAAGATTGGAACTATCAAATGCACGGCTCGAGGAGGAAATTAAAAATCTGTATGAGGGAAATAGTGAAG GACTTGACGGCAGGCTCGCGGCGGAGATGACGAAGAGCCGCAGCCTGGAGAAGGAGCTCGGCGAGGTGGAGGCCACCCTCCTaaaggagagcgatgagcacgatctcctgCGCGCCGCCGTCGGGGTGGTCTTCAATGACCTGGAGGTGACACGGCCGGAGGGAACCAGCTCACTTGCGGCCTGTGCCGTAGATATCACGGcgcgggtgcgccagctcgaggAGAACGtttttcacgccgggatcacccaagcctttgctattgcccgctctcattatgcggagagcattgacttggagacaatgagcctcggcttcgcgccTGACTACGAAGACTtcgagctggatgagattgagaaggcggtgactcctattgcgcggaacctggcggacaggatgaaagacatagttctcccccagaggggaTAG
- the LOC136457776 gene encoding uncharacterized protein isoform X2, with protein sequence MHAFNFQVTPAESWRTRLELSNARLEEEIKNLYEGNSEGLDGRLAAEMTKSRSLEKELGEVEATLLKESDEHDLLRAAVGVVFNDLEVTRPEGTSSLAACAVDITARVRQLEENVFHAGITQAFAIARSHYAESIDLETMSLGFAPDYEDFELDEIEKAVTPIARNLADRMKDIVLPQRG encoded by the exons ATGCATGCTTTCAACTTTCAAGTTACACCTGCTG AGAGCTGGAGGACAAGATTGGAACTATCAAATGCACGGCTCGAGGAGGAAATTAAAAATCTGTATGAGGGAAATAGTGAAG GACTTGACGGCAGGCTCGCGGCGGAGATGACGAAGAGCCGCAGCCTGGAGAAGGAGCTCGGCGAGGTGGAGGCCACCCTCCTaaaggagagcgatgagcacgatctcctgCGCGCCGCCGTCGGGGTGGTCTTCAATGACCTGGAGGTGACACGGCCGGAGGGAACCAGCTCACTTGCGGCCTGTGCCGTAGATATCACGGcgcgggtgcgccagctcgaggAGAACGtttttcacgccgggatcacccaagcctttgctattgcccgctctcattatgcggagagcattgacttggagacaatgagcctcggcttcgcgccTGACTACGAAGACTtcgagctggatgagattgagaaggcggtgactcctattgcgcggaacctggcggacaggatgaaagacatagttctcccccagaggggaTAG